From Malaciobacter mytili LMG 24559:
GTTTTTTTAAAATCTCTAAGTTTTCTGTAGTAATATTTGATAAAAGAAGAATAATTTTTTCACCTTTTTTTTCATCTTTAATTGAAGTTGCAACTATCTCTACCTCATCACTTAAAAACTCTTCTATTTTTTTTTCAATTAAAGATAAACTTATCATCTCTCCACCAAGTTTTGCAAAACGAGAGTATCTATCTACTATAGTTAGAAAACCTTCATTATCAAGTTTACCTTTATCTCCGGTAACATACCAAACTCTATTATCAATAGTTTTTAAAACCTCTTTTGTTTTCTCTTTATCTTTTAAATAACCATTCATAACTTGAATTCCACTTATTAAAACCATTCCCTCTTCTTCTATTTCTAGCTCTTTAAAACTCTCTGGATCAACTATTTTTATCATAGTTCCAGGTATTGGCATACCTACACTTCCCTCTTTTGTACCTTTTTGTATAATAAAATCAGAATTTAAAATATCAGGTAAATTACAAGTAGCCACTGGAGAAGTTTCAGTTGTGCCATATCCTTCTAAAATCTCTTTATTAAATTTCGTTTTAAACTCTTTTTTTACTTTTTCATTTAATTTTTCAGCCCCAGCAATTACAAATCGTAATGATTCAAACATTAAAGCATCAACTTTTTTACTTATAGTATAAAGCCTAAAAAAAGTTGAAGTTCCACACATAATTGTAACTTTATATTTATATACCAATTTTCCAATAGTTGAACTATCTGTTGGATCTGCACAACAAACTGTAAAAATTCCTTCTAGTAAAGGCATAAAAGTAGTAACAACTATACCAAAAGCATGAAATAAAGGAAGTGAACCTAAAATTATATCTTCTTCATTTACATTTAAAATATTTGCAATTTGAGAGCAATTTCCTACTATATTATCATGGGTTAATTCTATTGCTTTAGGGATATTTTCACTTCCACTACTAAACATAATTAAAGCTGTTGAAGTTTTAGATACATTTTTTATATGAAGAGTTTTTAATACTAAAGTAGGTAAAACTCTAACACTAATTAAAGTTAATAAACCTTTTATTTTTGAAATTTTTTCTTTTTCTTCTTCTAGGTATATAAGCTTAAATTCATTTTCTAAGTTTTGTAAATCTAGACCTTTTTCTTTTAATTTTTTTATAAATTTACTAGAAGTTATAATAGTTTTTACTTCTGCTTTTTTTAAAGAAGGAGTTAAAACTTTAAAAGAAGAGGTATAATTTATATTTACTATACTTTTTCCTAACATTAAAAGAGAAGTATTTATAAAACTTCCTGCACTACTTGAAGGAAGCATTACTCCTATATTTTGCTCAGATATATTTTTAAATAAATCTTTAAATAAAATAGAAGCAGTAAGGTATTTTGTTGCACTTAAAGTAACCCCTGTTGAATCAGTTATAATATTATCATTTTTTAACTCTTTTAATCTATTAAAAATCTCACAAGGAATAGTTTCTAACTCTTTAATATGTTCAATCCAAGCCTTTGTAGATAGGGAAATTACTTCATTTTTTACACTTGTTGTAGTGGCATTTTGTTTTTTTATAGGTGTTGAAAAGTTTACAGTAACTAGGTTTGTTTTTCTATTTTTAATAAACTTTTTATTTGCTCTTGAAAACATACTTTCCCATAAACCTCTAATATAAAAACAAACTACTTTTACATCACTTGAAGTTAAAGCTAAAATCTTTTCAAAGCCTTTTTTAAACTCTCCTAAGTGCCCATTTCTAGTAATTCCCCCCTCAGGGAATAAAACTACAACTTCACCTTTATCTAAAATTTTTGCTATTGTTTTAAGGGCTGCTTTACTAGAAGTATTTGAAATAGGTATTGCTTTAAAAATTTTTAAAATCCAAGTTAAATACCATTTATCATAAATTGGTTTATACATTACAAATCTTATTTGTCTAGGGCTTGACATAAAAATTACTGCCCAGTCTAACCATGAGACATGATTTCCTAAAAGTAAAACTCCCCCTGTTGAAGGAAGATTTTTTACTTCATTTACTTCAAGTTTATATTTTAATCCCACTACAAATTTTAAAAATAGTAATATTAAAGATTGAGGAAGTTTATAAATTGTATATGCAGTTCCTACAATTGTAATAAGTAAGATTATATAAATAGTATTTAAAGGGTCTAAATGATAAAAAGATACTACTGTTGTTAGGCATAACATTAAAAACATTCCTACTGAATGAAACCAATTATTTCCAGCTAAAATCGTACCTAATTTTTTTCTATTTGCATTAAATTGAATTAGGGAATTTAAAGGAACTACAAATAGACCTCCAAAAATCCCAAAAACTAAAAAACAAAGAAACAATAAAGTAGTTGATTCAACCAATGTTGCCAAAAATATAGTAATAGCCATCCCTATAGAAGCAAAAGGGATTGTCCCTATTTCTATATAGTGTTTAGAGATTCTTGAGTAAATATATGAACCAATTGCTATTCCTATACCAGAAGCTGCTAAAACTGCATTAATTACAAAAACATTACTAATTTGTAAATACTGCTTTGCAAAAGAAGGAAATACTGCTAATAATCCTTGAGAAATTGCCCAAAAAATACTTAAACCAATTACACATAAGAAAATAACACTATTTAAAGAAAGAAGTTTTATATTCTTTACTAATAGTTTACCTTTAAAAAAATCTTTTTTATCAAGTTTTAATTTTCTATTTTTATTAAATGAGAGTTCAAGCTTTCTAAAAACAAGTAATGAGACCATCATCTCTAAAAAAGCAATAGGCAAAATATAATAAGAAAGGGGGATTATAGCACTTAAAAGTTCCTCTTTTGTTTTTAAATTATCTAAAGAGTTTAAAATATAATAGTTTTCAAAAATATATGAAGCACTTGCAATTGAAAAAAGTATTGCTATCATAGATACAGCTTGTAAAGAAGAGTTACCTTTTGAAAGGTTATCTTTTCCATAAATATCTAAGATTATTCCAAATTTTGCGGGAGAATATATTGCACTTTGAGTTGCAAGTAAAATAAGAGTAAACATAGCAAAATAGAAACTTCCACTATAATAAGCAATTACCATTAAAACTGATAAACAAAAAGAAGAAATTCCTCCAATTACTAAAATATCCCTTTTATTATATTTATCAGATAAGTAACCACTAAATGTAAAAAGTAATAAAAAAGGAATAATAATTAAAGCATTAATTATAGATATCCAAACTACTTGTGTACTTCCATCAAAAACTTTAAAAGCTATATTTTGAAGTAAAACTTTATGACATACATCCACAAGAACATTACAAAAAACTACAAATAAAAAAGAGTTTTTTATTAAATTTATATTATTCATTTTTAAGCCTAATTATTTTTCTATTTAAAATTATAGTTTTACTATTTTTTAGTCACAAAGAAATTACATTTTAAAAATAATAACCAATATTATTTAAATTGTCAATTTTTTTATTATAACTTTTGCTTTCTTTAGCCTTAATAGGCATACAATAAAAACTTAGATAAAATATATATCTTACACATAACATAAAAAAATCAAAACACAAGGAACACAATGTATCAAACCATAAAAAAAGAGTGGTTTTCAAATATTAGAGCAGATTTATTATCAGGAACTGTTGTTGCACTTGCACTTATTCCTGAAGCCATTGCTTTTTCTATTATTGCAGGAGTGGACCCAAAAGTTGGACTATATGCTTCTTTTTGTATTGCTGTAGTTATTGCTTTTGTAGGAGGACGTCCTGGAATGATTAGTGCAGCAACAGGGGCAATGGCACTAGTGATGGTAGATTTAGTAAAAGATTATGGCTTACAATATTTACTTGCAGCTACACTTTTAACAGGATTTATTCAAATACTCTTATCATATATTGGTATTCATAAACTTATGAGCTTTGTAGCCCGTGCTGTTGTAGTTGGCTTTGTAAATGCTTTAGCTATTTTAATTTTTGTAGCACAACTTCCAGAACTTACAAATGTAACTTGGCATGTATATGCACTAACAGCAGTAGGACTTGCAATAATTTATCTATTTCCATATATTCCTAAAATTGGAACTATTATTCCTTCACCTCTTGTTACAATAGTAGTTATAACTATTTTTGTATATTTTATGGGAATTGATGTGAGAACTGTGGGAGATATGGGAGCATTACCGGATACTTTACCTATATTTTTACTTCCAAATATTCCTTTAAATTTTGAAACTTTACAAATAATCTTACCTTATTCTATTGCTTTAGCAATTGTTGGTTTACTTGAATCTTTTATGACTACAACAATAGTTGATGAGCTAACAGATACTAAAGGTGATAAACAAAAAGAAGCAAGAGGACAAGGAATAGCAAATATTGCAAGTGGTTTTCTTGGTGGAATGGCAGGTTGTGCAATGATTGGGCAATCTGTTATAAATGTTAAATCAGGGGGAAGAGGAAGACTTTCTACTTTTATTGCTGGATTTTTACTTTTAATTATGGTTGTATTTTTAAGTGATATTATCTCAATAATTCCAATGGCAGCTTTAGTTGCTGTTATGATTATGGTATCTATTGGAACTTTTGATTGGGGTTCTATAAAAGGTCTTAAAACACTTCCTCTTTCTACAAATATAGTTATGCTTACAACTGTAATAGTAACAGTTTATACACATAACTTAGCCCATGGAGTTTTTGCAGGAGTTCTTTTAGCTTCACTATTTTTTGCAAATAAAATTTCACACTTTATGTATTGTGAAACATCTTATAATGAAGATAATTCTATAAAAACATATAAATTTGTAGGGCAAGTATTTTTTAATAGTGCAGATAAATTTTATAGCACATTTGATTTTAAAGAAGTATTAGATAAAGTTGTGATTGATTTAACAAGGGCTCATTTTTGGGATTTATCAGCTGTTTATGCCTTAGACAAAGTTGTAATAAAACTTAGAAGAGAGGGGTGTGATGTGGAAGTAATAGGAAAAAATGAAGCAAGCTGTACTATTATAGATAGATTTGGTATTCATGATAAAAAAGAAGAGATAGAAAAAGTAATGGGAGGACACTAAAATGAGATATATTTTATGTTGTATAGATAATAAAAACTTTTCACAAGCATCTTGTGATTATGCAGTTAAAATTTCAAATACTATGAACCTTCCATTAAAGTTTCTAAGTATTATTGAACATCACCATAAAGCTTATAAACTTAATTTATCTGGAAATATTTCCC
This genomic window contains:
- a CDS encoding acyl-[ACP]--phospholipid O-acyltransferase; this translates as MNNINLIKNSFLFVVFCNVLVDVCHKVLLQNIAFKVFDGSTQVVWISIINALIIIPFLLLFTFSGYLSDKYNKRDILVIGGISSFCLSVLMVIAYYSGSFYFAMFTLILLATQSAIYSPAKFGIILDIYGKDNLSKGNSSLQAVSMIAILFSIASASYIFENYYILNSLDNLKTKEELLSAIIPLSYYILPIAFLEMMVSLLVFRKLELSFNKNRKLKLDKKDFFKGKLLVKNIKLLSLNSVIFLCVIGLSIFWAISQGLLAVFPSFAKQYLQISNVFVINAVLAASGIGIAIGSYIYSRISKHYIEIGTIPFASIGMAITIFLATLVESTTLLFLCFLVFGIFGGLFVVPLNSLIQFNANRKKLGTILAGNNWFHSVGMFLMLCLTTVVSFYHLDPLNTIYIILLITIVGTAYTIYKLPQSLILLFLKFVVGLKYKLEVNEVKNLPSTGGVLLLGNHVSWLDWAVIFMSSPRQIRFVMYKPIYDKWYLTWILKIFKAIPISNTSSKAALKTIAKILDKGEVVVLFPEGGITRNGHLGEFKKGFEKILALTSSDVKVVCFYIRGLWESMFSRANKKFIKNRKTNLVTVNFSTPIKKQNATTTSVKNEVISLSTKAWIEHIKELETIPCEIFNRLKELKNDNIITDSTGVTLSATKYLTASILFKDLFKNISEQNIGVMLPSSSAGSFINTSLLMLGKSIVNINYTSSFKVLTPSLKKAEVKTIITSSKFIKKLKEKGLDLQNLENEFKLIYLEEEKEKISKIKGLLTLISVRVLPTLVLKTLHIKNVSKTSTALIMFSSGSENIPKAIELTHDNIVGNCSQIANILNVNEEDIILGSLPLFHAFGIVVTTFMPLLEGIFTVCCADPTDSSTIGKLVYKYKVTIMCGTSTFFRLYTISKKVDALMFESLRFVIAGAEKLNEKVKKEFKTKFNKEILEGYGTTETSPVATCNLPDILNSDFIIQKGTKEGSVGMPIPGTMIKIVDPESFKELEIEEEGMVLISGIQVMNGYLKDKEKTKEVLKTIDNRVWYVTGDKGKLDNEGFLTIVDRYSRFAKLGGEMISLSLIEKKIEEFLSDEVEIVATSIKDEKKGEKIILLLSNITTENLEILKKQIIESFDNNLMIPSSYKIVEKIPKLGSGKKDFNEIKKLVL
- a CDS encoding SulP family inorganic anion transporter, which codes for MYQTIKKEWFSNIRADLLSGTVVALALIPEAIAFSIIAGVDPKVGLYASFCIAVVIAFVGGRPGMISAATGAMALVMVDLVKDYGLQYLLAATLLTGFIQILLSYIGIHKLMSFVARAVVVGFVNALAILIFVAQLPELTNVTWHVYALTAVGLAIIYLFPYIPKIGTIIPSPLVTIVVITIFVYFMGIDVRTVGDMGALPDTLPIFLLPNIPLNFETLQIILPYSIALAIVGLLESFMTTTIVDELTDTKGDKQKEARGQGIANIASGFLGGMAGCAMIGQSVINVKSGGRGRLSTFIAGFLLLIMVVFLSDIISIIPMAALVAVMIMVSIGTFDWGSIKGLKTLPLSTNIVMLTTVIVTVYTHNLAHGVFAGVLLASLFFANKISHFMYCETSYNEDNSIKTYKFVGQVFFNSADKFYSTFDFKEVLDKVVIDLTRAHFWDLSAVYALDKVVIKLRREGCDVEVIGKNEASCTIIDRFGIHDKKEEIEKVMGGH